Proteins encoded by one window of Mariniplasma anaerobium:
- a CDS encoding DeoR/GlpR family DNA-binding transcription regulator: protein MKSSRADIEKRRDRVLKIIEYRTNVTVDELSRKLETSAITIRRDLEYFEKKNLIERYHGGASISKVNFTTNIFSSSLTVNKHAIAKAASRFVEDGDTVFINTSSTALLMTEYIKARQVTIITNNGKAIFTKNNEGLFIVLTGGELRMPKESLVGDFAINNLNRVKATKCFLGCSGISSDGGFTTAVLQEVAINEIMLKNTTGLKVVLADTNKVGKTHSFLSGSIEDLDYLITDTDANDDEIEKLRKTGLKVLKVPLD, encoded by the coding sequence ATGAAAAGTAGTAGAGCAGATATTGAAAAAAGACGCGATAGAGTCTTAAAAATAATAGAATACAGAACAAATGTTACTGTAGATGAACTTTCAAGAAAACTAGAAACTTCTGCAATCACCATTAGACGAGATTTAGAATACTTTGAAAAAAAGAATTTAATCGAGAGATATCATGGTGGTGCATCAATTTCTAAAGTTAATTTTACAACAAATATATTTTCATCTTCTCTTACCGTAAACAAACATGCAATTGCTAAAGCTGCTTCTAGATTTGTTGAAGACGGAGATACTGTATTTATCAACACAAGTTCAACAGCATTATTAATGACTGAATATATAAAAGCACGACAAGTTACGATCATTACAAATAATGGTAAAGCTATATTTACTAAAAATAATGAAGGTCTATTTATCGTCTTAACAGGCGGAGAACTAAGAATGCCTAAAGAGTCACTCGTTGGTGATTTTGCGATCAATAATTTAAATCGAGTTAAGGCAACCAAATGTTTCTTAGGCTGTAGTGGTATCTCTAGCGATGGTGGATTTACAACTGCTGTTTTACAAGAAGTTGCAATCAATGAAATTATGTTAAAAAACACTACCGGATTAAAAGTAGTTCTAGCTGATACGAATAAAGTTGGTAAAACACATAGTTTCTTATCTGGATCAATTGAAGATCTTGATTATTTAATTACTGATACTGATGCTAATGATGATGAAATAGAGAAACTTAGAAAAACTGGATTAAAAGTTTTAAAAGTACCACTAGATTAA
- a CDS encoding PTS ascorbate transporter subunit IIC → MLQFLETIWEFFANNILTQPQYFIGLMVVIGYILLRRAWYDVLAGFIKATAGFMILQVGAGGLVGNFRPILVGLKDRFNLDAMVIDPYFGQNAVQAGLMDVFGRTFSSVMLLLLIAFIFNILLVAFKKYTKMRAIFTTGHVQLQQAATAFWLILFAFPTLNDPMILLLMGLILGLYWAVGTNLTVRITQDLTDGAGFSIAHQQMFGLALFSYLAEKMNTGKNKSKRLEDMKFPGFLQIFNENLVATTILMTFFFGIILLVLGKPYLITAGQMTESSSFFFYIMTTALRFGVYLSILQLGVRTFVTELSNSFVGISTRLLPGAVPGVDCAVSYGFGSPNAVTLGFLFGALGQFLAIGALIIFKSPVLVIAGFVPVFFDNATIAVFANNKGGVRAAMLFPFIAGLVQVFGSAFIASWVGMATYGGYLGMFDWATVWPFFTVLMKYLSYGGVAIIVILMVLIPQLQYRSDKDNYFLVTEDYEQYKLNKGIQA, encoded by the coding sequence ATGTTACAGTTTTTAGAAACAATTTGGGAATTTTTCGCTAATAACATTTTGACACAACCTCAATATTTTATTGGGTTAATGGTTGTTATCGGTTATATTCTCTTAAGAAGAGCATGGTATGATGTTCTAGCTGGATTTATTAAAGCAACAGCTGGTTTCATGATCTTGCAAGTTGGTGCTGGTGGATTAGTTGGTAACTTTAGACCGATTTTAGTTGGACTTAAAGACCGTTTTAATCTTGATGCTATGGTTATTGACCCTTATTTTGGTCAAAATGCAGTGCAAGCTGGTTTAATGGACGTATTTGGTCGTACATTCTCATCAGTAATGTTACTATTATTAATTGCATTTATTTTTAACATCTTATTAGTTGCATTCAAGAAATACACTAAAATGCGTGCGATCTTTACAACAGGTCACGTACAATTACAACAAGCTGCAACAGCATTCTGGTTAATTCTATTTGCTTTCCCAACACTTAATGATCCAATGATTTTATTACTTATGGGTCTAATCTTAGGACTTTATTGGGCAGTTGGTACAAACCTTACAGTTAGAATTACTCAGGATTTAACAGATGGTGCTGGTTTCTCTATTGCCCATCAACAAATGTTTGGTCTTGCATTGTTTTCTTATTTAGCAGAAAAAATGAATACAGGTAAAAACAAGTCTAAGAGACTTGAAGATATGAAATTCCCTGGATTCTTACAAATCTTTAATGAAAACTTAGTTGCTACTACTATACTAATGACATTCTTCTTTGGTATAATACTATTAGTGCTAGGTAAACCTTATCTAATTACTGCAGGTCAAATGACTGAATCAAGTTCATTCTTCTTCTACATTATGACTACAGCATTAAGATTTGGCGTTTATCTTTCAATTCTTCAATTAGGCGTTCGTACATTTGTTACTGAATTATCTAATTCATTTGTAGGTATTTCTACAAGATTATTACCTGGTGCTGTACCTGGTGTTGACTGTGCAGTTTCTTATGGTTTTGGTTCTCCAAACGCAGTTACTTTAGGTTTCTTATTTGGTGCTTTAGGACAATTCTTAGCAATTGGCGCATTAATTATATTTAAGAGCCCTGTATTAGTTATCGCAGGATTCGTTCCAGTATTCTTTGATAATGCAACAATCGCAGTATTTGCTAATAACAAAGGTGGCGTTAGAGCAGCTATGTTATTCCCATTTATAGCAGGTTTAGTTCAAGTATTCGGTTCAGCATTTATTGCTAGCTGGGTTGGTATGGCTACTTATGGTGGTTACCTAGGTATGTTTGACTGGGCAACAGTATGGCCATTCTTCACAGTATTAATGAAATATTTAAGCTATGGTGGTGTTGCAATAATTGTTATATTAATGGTGTTAATTCCACAATTACAATATCGTTCAGACAAAGACAATTATTTCTTAGTTACTGAAGATTATGAACAATATAAATTAAACAAAGGTATTCAAGCATAA
- a CDS encoding PTS sugar transporter subunit IIA has translation MLLDKIIKKNHYLFLDKVDSWEESIRMSCKPLENDGTVEASYAELIIECVTKFGPYIVLLPNFAMPHSTENAKGVHDTAISFMKLEEPVSFEAGNPEKDAKVFFTLASVNKDQHVENMEELFDMLTNEELLEELLTVKTVEDLKYLAEKYK, from the coding sequence ATGTTACTAGATAAGATTATTAAAAAGAATCATTACTTATTTTTAGATAAAGTTGATTCATGGGAAGAATCCATTCGTATGAGCTGTAAGCCATTAGAAAATGATGGAACAGTTGAAGCATCATATGCTGAACTTATCATTGAATGTGTAACTAAATTTGGACCATACATTGTATTACTTCCAAATTTTGCGATGCCACATTCAACAGAAAACGCAAAAGGTGTTCATGATACAGCAATTAGTTTTATGAAATTAGAAGAACCTGTTTCCTTTGAAGCAGGAAATCCTGAAAAAGACGCTAAAGTATTTTTTACATTAGCATCTGTCAATAAGGATCAACATGTCGAAAATATGGAAGAACTATTTGATATGTTGACAAATGAAGAATTATTAGAAGAACTACTTACAGTAAAAACGGTAGAAGATTTAAAATATCTTGCCGAAAAATACAAATAA
- the ulaG gene encoding L-ascorbate 6-phosphate lactonase — translation MSKIDEITKDSWLRATFPEWGTWLNEEIEDEVVKPNTVALWWIGCMGFWIKTEKSTNIAVDLWFGNGKRTTRNKYMVKGHQMANMSGGRLVQPNRRNQPFVLDPFEVKQLDAVVATHIHSDHMDINFAAAVLKNVKEPIPFIGPKESVEKWIGWGVPKERCIIVKPGDTVKVKDVEILALDSFDRTVLVTQDSYAPLAGTIPNMDEKAVNYLFKTSGGNIYDAADSHYSISFGDHGKKHKIDVAFGAYGENPVGIADKQTSVDLLRMAEALNTKVVIPLHYDIWTNFMADTNEILALYDMRKYRLQYKFEPFIWEVGGKYVFPNDLGKREFHHRRGFEDAFENEQNIPFKSLL, via the coding sequence ATGTCAAAAATTGATGAAATTACGAAAGACTCATGGCTACGAGCTACTTTTCCAGAGTGGGGTACTTGGCTTAACGAAGAGATTGAAGATGAAGTCGTTAAACCTAATACTGTAGCATTATGGTGGATTGGATGTATGGGCTTTTGGATTAAAACAGAAAAAAGCACAAATATCGCAGTAGATTTATGGTTTGGAAACGGGAAGAGAACAACCCGTAACAAATATATGGTTAAAGGTCATCAAATGGCAAACATGAGTGGTGGTAGATTAGTTCAACCAAATAGACGTAATCAACCATTTGTTCTTGATCCATTTGAAGTTAAACAATTAGATGCAGTCGTTGCAACTCATATTCACTCAGATCATATGGATATAAACTTTGCAGCAGCAGTCTTAAAGAATGTTAAAGAACCTATTCCTTTTATAGGTCCAAAAGAATCTGTTGAAAAATGGATTGGTTGGGGTGTTCCAAAAGAAAGATGTATTATTGTTAAACCTGGAGACACTGTAAAAGTAAAAGATGTTGAAATCTTAGCTTTAGATTCATTTGACAGAACAGTATTAGTAACACAAGATAGTTATGCACCTTTAGCTGGTACTATTCCTAATATGGATGAAAAAGCAGTGAATTACTTATTTAAGACTAGTGGTGGAAATATTTATGATGCTGCTGACTCTCATTATTCAATTAGCTTTGGAGATCATGGTAAAAAGCATAAGATTGATGTTGCATTTGGAGCTTATGGAGAAAATCCAGTTGGTATAGCTGATAAACAAACATCAGTTGATCTACTTAGAATGGCTGAAGCATTAAATACTAAAGTTGTTATTCCACTTCATTACGATATCTGGACAAACTTCATGGCAGATACAAATGAAATCTTAGCTTTATATGATATGAGAAAATATCGCTTGCAATATAAATTCGAACCATTTATTTGGGAAGTTGGCGGAAAATATGTATTCCCTAACGATTTAGGTAAACGTGAATTCCATCATAGACGTGGATTTGAAGATGCATTTGAAAACGAACAAAACATTCCATTTAAATCATTACTATAG
- a CDS encoding DUF4190 domain-containing protein: MYCKMCGREMDDDAKFCPSCGEPVEDDMFETEESSETKKSRDYNLETLLGVLAIVFSLMNYLGVFFVHLIGIALGSIVLNLVNRDKKEKKIFSQIGYVTGIIGLLLGIVAIVIGISTQF; encoded by the coding sequence ATGATGACGCAAAATTCTGCCCATCATGTGGTGAACCTGTTGAAGATGATATGTTTGAAACAGAAGAATCATCAGAAACAAAAAAATCTAGAGACTATAATCTAGAAACGCTACTTGGTGTATTAGCAATTGTATTTAGTTTGATGAATTATTTAGGCGTTTTCTTTGTTCATTTAATCGGTATTGCACTGGGATCGATTGTGTTGAATTTAGTGAATAGAGATAAAAAAGAAAAGAAGATATTTTCACAAATAGGATATGTAACCGGAATTATTGGATTATTATTAGGAATAGTTGCAATTGTTATTGGAATTTCAACTCAATTTTAA
- a CDS encoding PTS sugar transporter subunit IIB, translating to MTVLVACANGAGSSLLMKMNVLKVFKKLDIPVQNIHHCSLSEGKSSATKYDVVFCPLNFLSMFKDAIDRGTLVIGLRNVMGEKEATEKIIAAGLVEKYKK from the coding sequence ATGACAGTATTAGTAGCATGCGCTAATGGCGCGGGATCTAGTTTATTAATGAAGATGAATGTTTTAAAGGTATTTAAGAAATTAGATATCCCAGTACAAAATATCCATCATTGTTCACTCTCCGAAGGCAAGAGTTCTGCAACTAAGTATGATGTAGTTTTCTGTCCACTTAACTTCTTAAGTATGTTCAAAGACGCAATCGATAGAGGCACACTTGTTATTGGACTAAGAAATGTTATGGGTGAAAAAGAAGCAACTGAAAAAATTATCGCTGCAGGTCTTGTTGAAAAATATAAAAAGTAA